The nucleotide sequence AATTGCAAGCAACTAATTCTAACCATCCTATGGACGTATCTACCTCAAAATCAAATGCAACAGTAGAGTAAAAGGCCTTCTCTTGATCTGACAAACGTCTGAGTCTAGTTCTTTTTTTGTCTATTCCAGTCCTATCAAAGAACTCAACAAGTAAGGCTAAATAATAAGCAACTAACTTATTTGGCAATATCTTTCGTTCTAATGCTTCGTCAACGGGTAATTCTACTATCCGAGTATCATAAAATCTCAAAAGGGTATTCTTTATTTCATCATATTTATTCAAATCATTTAATTTCGCGGGATTACAAAAAATCTCAATCTCAGCCTGGTAAAATTCCCTCAGGCGCAAAAGTCCCTGTCTTGGTGATATTTCATTCCTAAAACTCTTGCCTACCTGGGCTATACCTAACGGTAACTTTCCTCTACTAACTTTAAATATTCTAGAGAAATCAACAAAAATGGACTGGCATGTCTCTGGTCTTAAGTAAGCCTCGTCTCGATTTGGTCCAATCTCTATTTTAAACATCATATTAAATCTTTCAGATTTAGAAATTTCACCTTTACAGAGAGGACATTTAATATCGTTCTGTAGGATCAAATCGTCAACGTTTTCGTTTTCCAATCTTTCTGGAACATCTATCTGGGCCACTTCCTGTATCAGCTTGTCTGCCCTAAATGAGCTTGAACATTTTTTACATTTAACAATAGGATCCGTAAAATTTGTCAAGTGACCTGAAGCCATGAACACATTTTTGCTCATTATTTGGGATCCATCTATCTCAAGCATGTTGTCTCTTCGAACTAATTCTCTTCTCCATAAATCTAAGAATTTATTCTTCATTCTTACACCATTGGGTCCATACTCCCAAAATCCCGCATTTGCATCAGAATATAATTCGCTACTTGGAAAATAAAATCCTCGCTCTAGAGCTAACTGTATTATTTCATCATACGTATTCATCGATAATAATCATATATGAAAATTCAGATCCTTAAATCTATTTGTGGGTAAAAAATATTCTTTTAGTAGCGTTTTTATGAAAAAAGTGAAAAAATATAGTATAGATTTCAAACAAAATTATTCAATACTGAGATTTTAATGATATTGAGTAGTTTTTAACACATTATGAAATCATATCAAAAAGAAAGGTATGAATGACGATTGCTAAGCCTCCTAATTAAAAGAAGTTAAGGTTTCATTAAAAAATTTTGAAGTCTTAAGAAAGCGGCTACTGCTCCCTCAGCAAATGTAACTTTAATTTTTAAATCAGGTTATAGGGCCACTTTTGAAACTAATCAATGAGGTCATTAAAACCAAATCATATTATTGTGTCATACTACGATTGTGATCTTTGTCTTCAAAAGTTACCTCCTCATTTGTCACATCAGTAGTAATTATTTTGGTCTCTTTCACTGGCTTTTTTCTTACGATTACCTCTTCACGTATGTATGGATTCTTGATTATTACTGGGACCTCTCTTTTCAATGGAATAGAAATTTGAGTTCTCGATGACACGGGTTTTTCAATATCTGACCCCCCTTCCCCTTTGTTTTGATCAGGAGATTCTTTCATCCCCTTCTGTTCATTGTTATATGGAATACGTTCAATGGTAACCTTTTCATAGGTCAAATCTATCTCAACAGTTCTTGTTTCTTTAATAGGTTCTTTTATGATATCAACTGTATCCTCGACAACCTTTTTTGACACTACGAGATTCTCCCCTATTACAGGAATTTTAGTCTCCATTTCTGTAGACATATCCGACGATTTGAATGTAGAATAGTCTTTGAACTTTGGTTCAGATGTTTCCTCATATCCAGATAACTCGTTTTGGTTAACTTTTACTCGGAGTATATCACCATCAAAACTTTCGGCGGTTGAAATTGGTATTACGAACCTTTTCTTGTTTAACAATCCCTTTTGTATGACAATGAAATTATCGCCAATTTCTACAACTTCTCCCAGATCCAAACCGTCGGTGCCAATTACTTCTTTTTTAACAACATTTTTCCAATCTATATTATCCTTATTGTTACTAACGTGCACATT is from Candidatus Nitrosocosmicus arcticus and encodes:
- the glyS gene encoding glycine--tRNA ligase; protein product: MNTYDEIIQLALERGFYFPSSELYSDANAGFWEYGPNGVRMKNKFLDLWRRELVRRDNMLEIDGSQIMSKNVFMASGHLTNFTDPIVKCKKCSSSFRADKLIQEVAQIDVPERLENENVDDLILQNDIKCPLCKGEISKSERFNMMFKIEIGPNRDEAYLRPETCQSIFVDFSRIFKVSRGKLPLGIAQVGKSFRNEISPRQGLLRLREFYQAEIEIFCNPAKLNDLNKYDEIKNTLLRFYDTRIVELPVDEALERKILPNKLVAYYLALLVEFFDRTGIDKKRTRLRRLSDQEKAFYSTVAFDFEVDTSIGWLELVACNYRSDYDLKSHSVTSKTNLEVMDDDTKVLPHVFELSLGVDRCIYSILEHSYFVDRENDDRVVLKLEPYLSPIHAGILPLIKKQEFKDKASKLLSNLWRDFDVFYDESGSIGRRYRRLEEIGTPFAFTIDHQTLEDDTVTVRFRDSMNQERIKIEDAHSFLSKQIFTFNMA
- a CDS encoding YsnF/AvaK domain-containing protein is translated as MHVSNNKDNIDWKNVVKKEVIGTDGLDLGEVVEIGDNFIVIQKGLLNKKRFVIPISTAESFDGDILRVKVNQNELSGYEETSEPKFKDYSTFKSSDMSTEMETKIPVIGENLVVSKKVVEDTVDIIKEPIKETRTVEIDLTYEKVTIERIPYNNEQKGMKESPDQNKGEGGSDIEKPVSSRTQISIPLKREVPVIIKNPYIREEVIVRKKPVKETKIITTDVTNEEVTFEDKDHNRSMTQ